A genomic window from Bordetella genomosp. 9 includes:
- a CDS encoding Bug family tripartite tricarboxylate transporter substrate binding protein translates to MLALLPRRFFRRAASWMALLAVSASLGAPSARADDYPSRPIHIIVPYSAGGSSDAPMRVIAQQMAQQMGQAIVIENKPGQGAMIGAEYVARSAPDGYTLLLASNPQAISATLYSRLNFDPVADFAAISLFGREPGVLVVNPKMPVRSVQEFIDYVKARPGKIDYASSGNGSAQHLFTAMFLSAAGLQMMHIPYRGSAQAVTDVVAGQVMVAMPGLAAMMPHIREKRLIPLAVTGDKRSPLLPDVPTLAESGFPGFSAYVWSGLVAPKGTPPAIIERLNRELKKAMESETVKAYMNNASVEIITNTPAEFQAFFQEEKERDAKVIKEAGLKID, encoded by the coding sequence ATGCTTGCTCTGTTGCCCCGCCGCTTTTTCCGCCGCGCCGCGTCATGGATGGCGCTGCTGGCCGTTTCGGCCAGCCTGGGGGCGCCGTCCGCGCGCGCCGACGACTATCCCTCGCGCCCGATCCACATCATCGTGCCGTACTCCGCGGGCGGTTCGTCGGACGCGCCCATGCGCGTCATCGCGCAGCAGATGGCCCAGCAGATGGGGCAGGCCATCGTCATCGAGAACAAGCCGGGGCAGGGGGCGATGATAGGCGCGGAATACGTCGCCCGTTCGGCGCCCGATGGCTACACCCTGCTGCTGGCCTCCAATCCGCAGGCCATCAGCGCGACCCTGTACAGCCGGCTGAATTTCGACCCGGTTGCCGACTTCGCCGCGATCTCGCTGTTCGGCCGCGAGCCTGGCGTGCTGGTGGTCAATCCGAAGATGCCGGTGCGCAGCGTCCAGGAATTCATCGACTACGTGAAGGCGCGGCCGGGCAAGATCGATTACGCCTCATCCGGCAACGGCAGCGCGCAGCATCTGTTCACCGCCATGTTCCTGTCCGCCGCGGGCCTGCAGATGATGCATATCCCCTATCGCGGCAGTGCGCAGGCCGTGACCGACGTCGTCGCCGGCCAGGTCATGGTCGCCATGCCGGGGCTGGCGGCGATGATGCCGCACATCCGCGAAAAGCGCCTGATCCCGCTGGCGGTCACCGGCGACAAGCGGTCGCCGCTGCTGCCCGATGTGCCGACCCTGGCCGAGTCAGGCTTCCCCGGGTTCTCCGCCTACGTCTGGTCGGGGCTGGTCGCCCCCAAAGGCACGCCGCCCGCCATCATCGAGCGCCTGAACCGCGAGCTGAAGAAAGCCATGGAGTCGGAGACCGTCAAGGCCTACATGAATAATGCGTCCGTCGAAATCATCACCAACACGCCCGCCGAGTTCCAGGCCTTCTTCCAGGAGGAGAAGGAACGCGACGCCAAGGTGATCAAGGAAGCCGGTTTGAAGATAGATTGA
- a CDS encoding RidA family protein: MPFQRYGIRRYGNGDIIHVPFVRAGHWVFGTGLRAVRPNGLADPAVLRADHPLGAPPQAQREAQAIFDTMRRHLEEAGSGLDRVARLDQYYPDPRHVDPYHVARKQALAGQVAPSTSVIVDRLLNLDVSMDVQVMAATAASGYTAEKAGAGKLNVPQTSGYAPCLRMGDMIFVAGQLARDATGNIAPEAQVPDGQMWNGTRIKLETDYLVQKRLVPALEAAGSRLDLVLKAQVYLSHHEDLPAFWQSWSRAFGGRVPPTTVVPVRHPGFGTRDATIEVNLVAAHESAADRVRDVECDVSLIATDMLPARVFDGVLFVAGLMGIEDGGLCAGCHVHASAPFYDDPVQAQMRDILEKAATIFAAAGTELAYVTRALHFHADLADFRRGYMAWDPGLRRVGLPFSAIQVADTLFLPDAAVILDLWGYVP, encoded by the coding sequence ATGCCTTTCCAGCGCTATGGGATCCGCCGCTACGGCAACGGCGACATCATTCACGTGCCTTTCGTGCGCGCGGGCCATTGGGTGTTCGGCACCGGCCTGCGCGCCGTGCGTCCCAACGGACTGGCCGATCCCGCCGTACTGCGCGCCGACCACCCGCTGGGCGCGCCGCCGCAGGCGCAGCGCGAAGCCCAGGCCATCTTCGACACCATGCGCCGCCACCTGGAAGAAGCGGGTAGCGGCCTGGACCGCGTGGCGCGCCTGGACCAGTACTACCCGGACCCACGCCACGTCGACCCTTACCACGTCGCCCGCAAGCAGGCCCTGGCTGGGCAGGTCGCGCCCAGCACCTCGGTCATTGTCGACCGCCTGCTGAACCTGGACGTCTCCATGGACGTGCAGGTCATGGCCGCCACCGCGGCCAGCGGCTATACCGCGGAAAAAGCCGGCGCCGGCAAGCTCAACGTACCGCAGACGTCGGGCTATGCGCCCTGTCTGCGCATGGGCGACATGATCTTCGTCGCCGGCCAGCTGGCGCGTGACGCCACGGGTAACATCGCACCGGAAGCGCAGGTGCCGGACGGCCAGATGTGGAACGGCACGCGCATCAAGCTGGAAACCGATTACCTGGTCCAGAAGCGCCTGGTGCCCGCGCTGGAAGCGGCGGGCAGCCGGCTGGACCTGGTGCTCAAGGCCCAGGTCTACCTGAGCCATCACGAAGACCTGCCCGCGTTCTGGCAGTCCTGGTCGCGCGCATTCGGCGGCCGCGTGCCGCCCACCACGGTGGTGCCCGTGCGGCATCCGGGCTTCGGCACGCGCGACGCCACCATCGAGGTCAACCTGGTCGCCGCCCACGAATCCGCCGCCGACCGTGTGCGCGACGTCGAATGCGATGTGTCGCTGATCGCCACCGACATGTTGCCCGCGCGCGTCTTCGACGGCGTCCTGTTCGTGGCCGGCCTGATGGGTATCGAGGATGGCGGCTTGTGCGCCGGCTGTCACGTGCACGCCAGCGCGCCGTTCTATGACGACCCGGTGCAGGCCCAGATGCGCGACATCCTGGAAAAGGCGGCGACGATTTTCGCCGCCGCCGGCACGGAGCTCGCCTACGTCACGCGCGCGCTGCATTTCCATGCCGACCTGGCGGATTTCCGCCGGGGCTATATGGCCTGGGATCCGGGCCTGCGCCGCGTCGGGCTGCCATTCAGCGCCATCCAGGTCGCGGACACGCTGTTCCTGCCGGACGCGGCGGTCATCCTGGACTTGTGGGGCTACGTGCCTTGA
- a CDS encoding TspO/MBR family protein → MPFLSMRQQILGLIGWLAVGFATAATGAIASVQAAQFYGQLTRPDWAPPAGVFGPVWSTLYVLMSVAAWLVWREGGWRVQAKPLALFLVQLLVNALWSWLFFAWHMGAAAFVDVCLLLLLIVATLVAFWRVRALAGVLMLPYLAWVAFATALCYKTWRLNPQLLG, encoded by the coding sequence ATGCCATTCCTTTCGATGCGACAACAGATCCTGGGTTTGATCGGCTGGCTCGCGGTCGGCTTCGCCACGGCGGCGACCGGCGCCATCGCGTCCGTCCAGGCGGCGCAGTTCTACGGGCAGCTGACCCGGCCGGATTGGGCGCCCCCGGCGGGAGTGTTCGGGCCTGTCTGGAGCACCTTGTATGTCTTGATGAGCGTCGCGGCCTGGCTGGTCTGGCGCGAGGGCGGCTGGCGGGTCCAGGCGAAACCGCTGGCGCTGTTCCTGGTGCAACTCCTGGTCAACGCGCTATGGAGCTGGCTGTTCTTCGCATGGCACATGGGCGCCGCCGCCTTCGTCGATGTCTGCCTGCTGCTGCTGCTGATCGTCGCGACGCTCGTCGCGTTCTGGCGCGTGCGGGCGTTGGCGGGTGTATTGATGCTGCCTTACTTGGCATGGGTCGCTTTCGCCACCGCGCTTTGCTATAAGACGTGGCGCCTGAATCCGCAGTTGCTGGGATAG